In the genome of Solibacillus silvestris, one region contains:
- a CDS encoding alanine racemase: MQQWEMKETFTFPKQLGNVQENSKIVVEPKWHEEINEDSVVVRGIYVVKGNIQFDHVAREDETEEGIYIEHMDIEKDHGYFEYALPFSVDFPNDDIESVSLRINDIKVEPNNGYCSCSWAVHCDVEKKVQAIAEVEKPAPVEEIVLEQKPVEEVQPRLQAEKEVEAEVEVESTQLAQTVPHELDFLEQLADAYSRVQIQIKK, from the coding sequence ATGCAACAGTGGGAAATGAAAGAGACATTTACATTTCCAAAGCAATTAGGAAATGTTCAAGAGAATTCTAAAATAGTAGTAGAACCGAAATGGCATGAAGAAATTAATGAAGATTCCGTCGTAGTAAGAGGAATTTATGTAGTAAAAGGAAATATTCAATTTGATCATGTAGCACGCGAGGATGAAACGGAGGAAGGTATCTATATCGAGCATATGGATATTGAAAAAGATCATGGTTATTTCGAATATGCCCTGCCTTTTTCAGTAGATTTTCCAAACGATGATATTGAATCTGTCTCACTTCGCATAAATGACATAAAAGTAGAACCAAATAATGGCTACTGCTCATGCAGCTGGGCTGTCCATTGTGATGTGGAAAAGAAAGTACAAGCAATAGCTGAAGTTGAGAAGCCCGCACCAGTTGAAGAAATCGTTTTGGAGCAAAAGCCTGTAGAAGAAGTACAACCCCGACTTCAAGCGGAAAAAGAAGTAGAAGCAGAAGTAGAGGTAGAATCAACGCAGCTGGCCCAAACCGTTCCACATGAGCTTGACTTCCTGGAACAGTTGGCCGATGCGTATAGCCGTGTACAAATACAAATAAAAAAATAA
- a CDS encoding glutamate-1-semialdehyde aminotransferase (converts (S)-4-amino-5-oxopentanoate to 5-aminolevulinate): MRSYEKSKAAFTEAVDLMPGGVNSPVRAFKSVNLDPIFMDSGKGAVIKDIDGNEYIDYVLSWGPLILGHAHPEVVSAIQDQAAKGASFGAPTVSENKLAKLVMDRLPSMEMIRFVSSGTEATMSALRLARGFTGRDKILKFEGSYHGHGDSLLIKAGSGVATLGLPDSPGVPADIAKNTLTVAYNDLESAKLVFEKFGADLAAVILEPVAGNMGVVPPQPGFLEGLRKLTEENGTVLIFDEVMTGFRVDYGCAQEYYGITPDLTCLGKVIGGGLPVGAFGGKREIMEKIAPAGPIYQAGTLSGNPLAMTAGYETLSRLNKDSYEYFRKLGDQLEEGFRAAATKYNIPHTVNRAGSMIGFFFTNEDVIDFDSAKSSDLELFAEYFKLMAEEGIFLPPSQFEGLFISTAHTEEQIAKTVQAFHNVFEKLAR; encoded by the coding sequence ATGCGTAGTTATGAAAAGTCAAAAGCAGCATTCACAGAAGCGGTTGATTTAATGCCAGGAGGAGTAAACTCTCCTGTACGTGCATTTAAATCAGTAAACTTGGATCCGATATTTATGGATTCGGGCAAAGGTGCAGTTATTAAAGATATCGATGGCAATGAATATATTGACTATGTCCTATCGTGGGGTCCGTTAATTCTAGGACATGCACACCCGGAAGTTGTTTCGGCTATTCAGGATCAGGCAGCTAAAGGCGCATCATTTGGTGCACCAACTGTTTCCGAAAACAAATTGGCGAAACTTGTAATGGACCGTTTGCCGTCAATGGAAATGATTCGTTTCGTATCATCAGGAACAGAAGCAACAATGTCTGCACTTCGCTTAGCGCGTGGATTTACAGGACGCGATAAAATTTTAAAATTTGAAGGTTCATATCACGGTCATGGGGATTCGCTGCTTATAAAAGCGGGTTCGGGTGTTGCGACGCTTGGTTTACCTGACTCACCTGGTGTTCCGGCTGATATTGCCAAAAATACACTAACGGTTGCATACAATGACTTGGAATCAGCAAAATTAGTATTCGAAAAATTCGGCGCTGATTTGGCGGCAGTTATTTTAGAACCGGTTGCAGGCAATATGGGTGTTGTTCCGCCACAGCCAGGTTTCCTGGAAGGGTTGCGTAAGCTGACAGAAGAAAATGGAACGGTTTTAATTTTCGATGAAGTAATGACAGGCTTCCGTGTAGACTATGGCTGTGCCCAGGAATATTACGGAATTACACCTGACCTTACTTGTTTAGGGAAAGTAATCGGCGGAGGTTTACCGGTTGGTGCATTTGGCGGAAAGCGTGAAATTATGGAGAAAATCGCTCCGGCAGGCCCGATTTATCAAGCAGGCACATTATCAGGTAATCCACTTGCTATGACAGCCGGCTATGAAACATTAAGCCGCTTAAACAAAGACTCTTATGAATACTTCCGCAAGCTAGGAGACCAGTTGGAAGAAGGTTTCCGTGCAGCAGCGACGAAATACAATATTCCACATACAGTGAATCGCGCAGGGTCGATGATTGGTTTCTTCTTTACAAACGAAGATGTAATTGATTTTGATTCGGCAAAAAGTTCGGATTTAGAGCTATTTGCTGAATACTTTAAGCTGATGGCTGAAGAAGGAATTTTCTTGCCGCCTTCACAATTTGAAGGACTATTTATTTCAACTGCGCATACGGAAGAACAAATCGCAAAAACAGTTCAGGCATTCCATAATGTCTTTGAAAAATTAGCACGATAA